The following are from one region of the Prevotella communis genome:
- a CDS encoding helix-hairpin-helix domain-containing protein has translation MKLSDLFYLNRHDRRILLVLLSVAAVAFGLMFFVDEKGEEPTSYAGFAGSTSSTSKTSPTSSPSYYQQPARRPERFAFDPNTADSTQLLRLGLQPWQVRNIYKYRASGGIYRKKEDFARLYGLTVKQYRELEPYIHISADYLPASTLIKEEQRQEQQVEQRVEHQRDTLRFPVKIAEGEHIDLNAADTSLYKKVPGIGSYYSRKIAEYGRRLGGYVSTNQLDEIENFPSEAKKYFSVNASNVHQLNVNRLSLNELKRHPYINYYQAKAIIDHRRLQGPLHSLSELRLLPDFSPEAIKRLEPYVCY, from the coding sequence ATGAAACTTAGTGATCTTTTTTATCTGAACCGTCATGATCGTCGTATCCTGCTGGTTCTACTCTCTGTGGCTGCTGTGGCCTTTGGCTTGATGTTCTTTGTGGATGAAAAAGGGGAAGAACCTACTAGTTATGCTGGTTTTGCTGGCTCAACTAGTTCTACTAGTAAGACTAGTCCCACTAGTTCTCCCTCTTACTACCAGCAACCCGCGCGTCGCCCTGAGCGTTTTGCCTTTGACCCTAATACGGCTGATAGCACCCAACTGCTCAGACTTGGCCTGCAACCTTGGCAAGTCAGGAATATCTATAAGTATCGTGCTTCAGGCGGCATCTATCGCAAGAAGGAAGACTTTGCCCGTCTCTATGGCCTCACGGTGAAGCAGTATCGTGAGCTGGAACCTTATATCCATATCTCTGCCGACTATCTGCCTGCCTCCACGCTGATAAAGGAAGAACAACGTCAAGAGCAACAAGTAGAGCAACGAGTGGAGCACCAGCGCGACACCCTGCGCTTTCCCGTGAAGATTGCCGAGGGTGAGCATATCGATTTGAATGCTGCCGACACCTCTTTGTATAAAAAGGTGCCAGGCATAGGCAGTTACTATTCGCGCAAGATTGCCGAGTATGGACGCAGACTGGGAGGCTATGTCAGTACCAATCAGTTAGACGAGATAGAAAACTTCCCTTCAGAGGCAAAGAAATATTTCTCTGTCAATGCATCCAATGTGCATCAGCTGAATGTCAATCGCCTGTCATTAAACGAACTGAAGCGCCATCCTTATATCAATTACTATCAGGCCAAGGCCATCATCGACCATCGTCGTCTGCAAGGTCCCCTTCATTCCTTGTCCGAGTTGCGTCTCTTGCCAGACTTCTCTCCTGAGGCCATCAAGCGACTGGAACCCTATGTCTGCTACTAA
- a CDS encoding DUF6078 family protein → MKEKDIFKEKAENGYTFCFADKCPLKERCLHYLVGQQMSDSRSTYSCVNPRFQDVGTANCSLFRKAEKVKYAKGMMHIFNDDMPKRVEPYVRQSLISKHCHTYYYEYRNGTRLIPPAVQEEIRQYFREAGWNGDIIFDGFIEDYEW, encoded by the coding sequence ATGAAAGAAAAAGATATCTTCAAAGAAAAAGCCGAAAATGGCTATACTTTTTGTTTCGCAGACAAGTGTCCATTAAAGGAGCGTTGCCTGCACTATCTGGTGGGTCAGCAGATGTCTGACTCCAGAAGTACTTACTCTTGTGTCAATCCCCGTTTTCAAGATGTAGGCACAGCCAACTGTTCCCTTTTCCGCAAGGCTGAGAAGGTGAAGTATGCCAAGGGCATGATGCACATCTTCAATGACGACATGCCCAAACGGGTGGAGCCATACGTGCGTCAGAGCCTCATCAGCAAGCATTGCCACACCTATTATTATGAGTATCGCAATGGCACGCGCCTCATCCCTCCTGCCGTTCAGGAGGAGATACGCCAGTATTTCCGTGAGGCCGGCTGGAACGGCGACATCATTTTCGACGGTTTCATCGAGGATTATGAGTGGTGA
- a CDS encoding VapE domain-containing protein: protein MKKNEVLINGGALNAPVVSALAAEQFLTENYCFRRNLLNGKVEFATKQADGQASDYRPLTQEALNSIILRAKREDICEGSNPKTDIVEFIHSEEVCAYNPIREYLDNLPQWDGQNHVAQLFSRLPGLSSEQLSFLSIWLRSTVAHWLQMDTLHGNEIVPTLIGAQGCGKTTFFKRLLPANLRQYFLDHLNLSNKFDKEMALTNNLLVCLDELEAIRPSQQASLKQTLSKSKVNGRPIYGCAQEDRARFASFVSTTNNPHPLSDATGSRRYICLQIPQGQYIDNAGEIDYDQLYAQVVYELREQKAPYWFNNDEVARIQELNQEYMEQKDIVEIINLCFRKPEEGDAVQAMNSTELLRYMRKKYPSLPDNLSTRIRLGQAMSSLDFDSTSRGHVSYYRVALVKQETKAIKAA, encoded by the coding sequence ATGAAAAAAAACGAAGTACTCATTAACGGTGGGGCTCTCAATGCTCCTGTCGTGTCTGCGCTCGCCGCAGAACAGTTTCTAACCGAGAACTACTGTTTCCGTCGCAACCTGCTGAACGGAAAGGTGGAGTTCGCCACAAAGCAGGCTGACGGTCAGGCATCTGACTATCGTCCGCTGACCCAGGAGGCCCTGAACAGCATCATCCTGCGTGCCAAGCGCGAGGATATCTGCGAGGGCAGCAATCCAAAGACGGACATTGTGGAATTTATCCATTCTGAAGAGGTATGCGCGTACAATCCTATCCGTGAATACCTGGACAACCTGCCACAGTGGGACGGACAGAACCATGTGGCCCAACTCTTCTCGCGCCTGCCAGGACTCAGTTCTGAGCAGTTGTCGTTCCTCTCTATCTGGCTCCGCTCAACGGTGGCCCATTGGCTCCAGATGGATACCCTGCACGGCAATGAGATTGTGCCTACGCTCATCGGCGCTCAGGGATGCGGTAAGACCACCTTCTTCAAGCGCCTGCTTCCAGCCAACCTGCGCCAGTATTTCCTGGACCATCTGAACCTGTCGAACAAGTTCGATAAGGAGATGGCCCTGACGAACAACCTGCTGGTCTGTCTGGATGAGCTGGAAGCTATCCGTCCCAGTCAGCAGGCATCCCTGAAGCAGACGCTCTCTAAGAGTAAGGTGAACGGACGTCCTATCTACGGATGTGCGCAGGAAGACCGTGCCCGCTTTGCCTCATTTGTCTCTACAACGAATAATCCCCATCCGCTGTCGGATGCTACGGGTAGTCGCCGCTATATCTGTCTGCAGATTCCTCAGGGTCAGTATATCGACAACGCTGGCGAGATAGACTATGACCAGCTCTATGCGCAGGTGGTCTATGAACTGAGGGAACAGAAGGCACCTTACTGGTTTAACAACGACGAGGTGGCACGTATTCAGGAGCTCAACCAGGAGTATATGGAGCAGAAGGATATCGTGGAGATTATCAACCTCTGTTTCCGCAAGCCTGAGGAGGGTGACGCTGTTCAGGCGATGAACTCAACGGAACTGTTGCGCTACATGCGTAAAAAGTACCCTTCGCTTCCTGACAATCTGAGCACAAGGATTCGCTTGGGTCAGGCCATGAGTTCGCTGGATTTTGACAGCACCAGCCGAGGCCATGTATCCTATTATAGAGTTGCGTTAGTCAAACAAGAAACGAAAGCTATAAAGGCAGCCTGA
- a CDS encoding helix-turn-helix domain-containing protein — protein sequence MEQIRVLGYKYIIGIVAVVASLVLTACGGKGDRLQGDIPYKLERTRGDSIALAARFSGDFEYFLAVTDSLAEAGELSPIRADGYRGVAYFQLGQTDKCVEVLRRVVAIDNPPAEDFWEYIHAGTNLVIMLTTNRDYDNAMRTALRLIDKLKDVDSPRRATEMQTLYLCLGDTQMMLERLDDARKSYDEAYQWVLRTPNDSTCRPIAASIETLENISFSLLNHHLDEAGVWVDRMDSLVTLYEKEPKVIEKEVKTLRALVFLHRARFLQMRGQSKEAAYNYAQYAQSDYGQGLEGRINGCDYLMAANRYGEAADIYTNLDQFIKEWGYDYDLETIRQNLLPKFRANYLSGRQDSALRVAMQIAEVYDTALVRQKRSESAELATIYDTQGKERKILEQRAENRLVTAISIAIAILALLILAFAVYIFHQWRNTKKKNRIFVDQINEVLEYKKKYRELKQKTQAQQTHPQPLPVMEGSGSLSISDMTELTDEQLFLCLRDLIENEKLFLKPDFGRQTLIEHTGLSKERIGAAFAQGSDSVSLPAYVRELRLDYAVRLMNDQPDIAVEVVSQSSGFTNADTFTRNFRAKYGMTPTTYKQTLNSDK from the coding sequence ATGGAACAAATCCGCGTTTTAGGATACAAGTATATAATAGGTATAGTTGCCGTTGTGGCATCGTTGGTGCTTACAGCTTGTGGTGGAAAGGGTGACAGGTTGCAGGGTGACATTCCCTACAAACTGGAACGTACACGTGGCGATAGTATTGCTCTTGCCGCCAGGTTCTCGGGCGATTTCGAATATTTCCTTGCTGTGACTGACAGTCTGGCTGAGGCAGGTGAACTCTCGCCGATACGTGCCGACGGTTATCGTGGCGTGGCCTATTTTCAATTGGGACAGACAGACAAATGTGTAGAGGTGCTCCGTCGTGTCGTAGCTATAGACAATCCCCCCGCCGAGGATTTTTGGGAATATATACATGCAGGTACCAACCTCGTTATCATGCTGACTACCAATCGCGACTATGATAACGCGATGCGTACCGCCCTTCGGTTGATAGATAAGCTGAAGGACGTGGACAGTCCGCGACGCGCCACAGAGATGCAGACGCTCTATCTGTGCTTGGGCGACACGCAGATGATGCTGGAACGTCTTGACGATGCAAGGAAAAGCTATGACGAGGCTTACCAATGGGTGCTTCGCACGCCTAACGACTCCACCTGCCGACCTATTGCCGCGAGTATTGAGACTTTGGAGAATATCTCCTTCAGTCTGCTCAACCATCATCTGGATGAGGCTGGCGTATGGGTGGATCGCATGGACTCGCTGGTGACGCTCTACGAGAAAGAGCCTAAGGTGATAGAGAAAGAGGTGAAGACGTTGCGTGCGCTGGTCTTCCTTCACCGGGCGCGATTTCTGCAGATGCGTGGTCAGAGTAAAGAGGCAGCCTACAATTATGCTCAATATGCCCAGAGTGACTACGGACAGGGACTTGAGGGGCGCATCAATGGTTGTGACTACCTGATGGCGGCCAATCGCTATGGAGAGGCTGCCGATATCTATACGAATCTGGACCAGTTTATCAAGGAATGGGGCTACGATTACGATTTGGAGACCATCAGACAAAATCTGCTGCCTAAATTCCGTGCCAACTACCTGTCTGGTCGCCAGGACTCTGCCTTGCGTGTGGCTATGCAGATAGCAGAGGTCTATGATACTGCCCTGGTACGACAGAAACGAAGTGAGTCGGCAGAGCTTGCCACCATCTACGACACACAGGGCAAGGAGCGTAAAATCCTGGAGCAGCGTGCAGAGAATCGTCTTGTAACGGCTATCAGTATTGCCATTGCCATCCTGGCTCTGCTGATTCTGGCTTTTGCTGTCTATATCTTCCATCAGTGGCGCAACACAAAAAAGAAGAATCGTATCTTCGTGGACCAGATTAACGAGGTATTGGAATATAAGAAGAAGTACAGGGAGCTGAAACAGAAGACCCAAGCCCAACAGACCCACCCCCAGCCCCTCCCTGTAATGGAGGGGAGTGGGTCGCTCTCTATTTCCGACATGACCGAACTCACCGACGAACAGCTCTTCCTCTGTCTGCGTGATTTGATAGAGAATGAAAAGTTGTTCCTGAAGCCGGACTTCGGTCGTCAGACTCTTATCGAGCATACTGGTCTTTCCAAGGAGCGTATCGGTGCCGCTTTCGCACAGGGTAGCGACAGCGTATCCCTGCCAGCCTATGTCCGTGAACTGCGACTCGACTATGCCGTCCGACTGATGAACGACCAACCCGACATTGCTGTGGAGGTGGTCAGTCAGTCCAGCGGTTTTACCAATGCCGACACCTTTACACGCAATTTCCGCGCTAAATATGGCATGACGCCTACCACCTATAAACAGACGCTAAACAGCGATAAGTAG
- a CDS encoding pectinesterase family protein, producing the protein MKYLKQIISLVFLAVVSTMEAQIVVEAGNAESLLEAIDKANKQNIDSTASRLFVFIPNGVYDLGDRTLTQIWGHNIALVGESMEGVIIKNAPAVENEGISKTATLLNRGWNTYLQDLTLQNALDYYRCGPAGRAVCWQDKGNYTIFKRVRMLSYQDTYYSHSEECSHYMEDSEIHGTVDFICGAGDVYFNRCLIVTEKRNEDGTGKNVIAAPRTSTTKWGYVFDHCTVRNDVSLFALARGWHTHPRCAWLNTTLETPGKLIPTRFEPQGIRSVDNEFFEYHTMDAEGNVITPSSNVVEFVVNDDCRYIETVFSEKEAKKYTIKNVFPKWRPDKKTRHLEKQIARIKKQYLKTAL; encoded by the coding sequence ATGAAATATCTGAAACAAATCATATCGTTGGTATTCTTGGCTGTGGTTTCCACGATGGAAGCGCAGATTGTGGTGGAAGCTGGCAATGCAGAGAGCCTGCTGGAGGCCATCGATAAGGCTAACAAGCAAAATATCGACTCAACAGCCAGTCGTCTGTTTGTGTTTATTCCCAATGGTGTGTATGACCTTGGTGACCGCACGCTGACACAGATATGGGGACATAACATCGCACTGGTGGGCGAGAGCATGGAGGGCGTAATCATAAAAAACGCCCCTGCGGTGGAAAATGAAGGCATCAGTAAGACGGCAACACTTCTGAATCGTGGATGGAATACCTACCTGCAGGACCTGACGCTACAGAATGCGTTGGACTATTACCGTTGTGGACCTGCCGGTCGTGCCGTTTGTTGGCAGGATAAGGGCAACTACACCATCTTTAAACGTGTGAGAATGCTGTCGTATCAGGATACCTATTACAGTCATAGTGAGGAGTGTAGCCATTATATGGAGGACTCTGAGATTCATGGTACGGTGGATTTTATCTGTGGCGCGGGTGATGTGTATTTTAATCGCTGCCTGATAGTCACTGAGAAACGTAATGAGGACGGCACTGGTAAGAATGTGATTGCAGCTCCTCGTACATCTACGACAAAGTGGGGATATGTGTTCGATCATTGTACGGTACGTAATGATGTGTCGTTGTTTGCCTTGGCCCGTGGTTGGCACACGCATCCGCGTTGTGCCTGGCTGAATACGACGTTGGAGACACCCGGAAAACTCATTCCTACCCGATTTGAACCGCAGGGTATTCGTTCTGTTGATAATGAGTTTTTTGAGTATCACACGATGGATGCCGAGGGAAATGTGATCACTCCCTCGTCCAATGTGGTTGAGTTTGTCGTCAATGATGACTGTCGCTATATAGAAACAGTTTTCTCTGAGAAAGAGGCAAAGAAATATACAATCAAGAACGTGTTCCCCAAATGGCGTCCGGATAAGAAAACGCGCCATCTGGAGAAACAGATAGCGCGTATAAAGAAACAGTACCTGAAGACTGCGTTATAG
- a CDS encoding UDP-N-acetylmuramoyl-tripeptide--D-alanyl-D-alanine ligase — MDIKELYKLYQQHPCITTDSRDCPDGSIFLALKGEKFNGNQYALQALEKGCAYAIVDEDIESSALSSQIIKVDDCLQTFKDIAREHRRQFNIPVIGITGTNGKTTTKELIKAVLSEKYNVLATEGNFNNDVGVPKTLLRLNKEHEIAIIEMGASHPGDIKTLVETAEPTCGLITNVGRAHLQGFGSFEGVIKTKGELYDYLRTREDGLVFVNADNDYLCDMLTDEMWCTPYSTDPDKQYACISGEVVSCDPLLKFRWRKPLMELEETGASQKWHKVQTNLIGAYNIDNLLAAIAVGINFNVDRKQICHALETYVPTNNRSQLTETPYNRLIVDAYNANPSSMAAALENFQMVVPHEGETKMAILGDMRELGEVSLEEHQKTVDLLAASSLTNVWLVGEEFGKTNTQFRKFKDVEEVKAEIQKNRPTGHLILIKGSNGTKLYQLPELL; from the coding sequence ATGGACATTAAGGAACTATACAAGCTCTACCAACAGCATCCATGCATCACGACGGATAGCCGCGATTGCCCTGATGGTAGCATCTTTCTGGCCCTGAAAGGCGAGAAATTCAATGGAAACCAATATGCACTGCAAGCCCTTGAAAAAGGCTGCGCCTATGCCATCGTTGACGAGGATATCGAGTCTTCAGCTCTCAGTTCTCAGATAATCAAGGTTGATGATTGTCTGCAGACCTTCAAGGATATTGCCCGCGAACATCGTCGCCAGTTCAACATCCCCGTCATCGGTATTACAGGCACCAATGGTAAGACCACAACCAAGGAACTCATCAAGGCAGTACTCTCTGAGAAATATAACGTGCTGGCCACTGAGGGCAACTTCAATAACGACGTGGGCGTGCCCAAGACGCTGCTGCGCCTCAACAAAGAGCACGAGATAGCCATCATTGAGATGGGAGCCAGTCATCCTGGCGATATCAAGACACTGGTAGAGACAGCCGAGCCAACCTGTGGTCTCATCACCAACGTAGGGCGTGCCCACCTGCAGGGCTTCGGTTCGTTCGAGGGTGTTATCAAGACAAAGGGTGAACTCTATGATTATCTGCGCACACGTGAGGACGGACTCGTCTTTGTCAATGCCGACAACGACTACCTCTGCGATATGCTGACAGACGAGATGTGGTGCACCCCCTACTCTACCGACCCCGACAAGCAGTATGCTTGCATCTCCGGCGAGGTGGTCAGCTGCGACCCGCTCTTGAAGTTCCGTTGGCGCAAGCCCCTCATGGAACTCGAAGAGACAGGTGCCTCACAGAAGTGGCATAAGGTGCAGACCAACCTGATTGGTGCCTATAACATTGACAACCTGTTGGCTGCCATTGCCGTAGGTATCAATTTCAACGTGGACCGCAAGCAGATTTGCCATGCACTGGAAACCTACGTCCCCACCAACAACCGTTCTCAACTCACAGAGACGCCCTACAACCGTCTTATCGTTGATGCCTACAACGCCAACCCGTCAAGTATGGCTGCTGCGCTGGAGAATTTCCAGATGGTAGTACCTCACGAGGGCGAAACAAAGATGGCTATCCTCGGCGATATGCGTGAACTGGGCGAAGTCAGTCTGGAGGAACACCAGAAGACGGTTGACCTGCTGGCTGCATCAAGCCTTACCAACGTGTGGCTCGTAGGCGAGGAGTTCGGAAAGACCAACACACAATTCCGTAAGTTCAAGGATGTTGAAGAGGTAAAGGCCGAGATACAGAAAAATCGTCCCACTGGTCACCTTATTCTTATTAAGGGTTCCAACGGAACGAAGCTCTATCAGTTACCCGAACTGCTATAA
- the folP gene encoding dihydropteroate synthase — protein MEYTLNIRGRLLDLKEPTVMGILNATPDSFFADSRKQTEKEIADRANEIVAQGGTFIDVGAYSTRPGATEVSEQEEMARMRMALAVVRREQPDVPVSIDTFRPDVARMAVEEYGADIINDVSEGEDEAMFRMVARLGVPYILMSVQKDLHDTLMAFAKKVQMLRDMGQKDIILDPGFGFGKTVEDNYRLMNEMEKLQVLGLPLLVGISRKSMIFKLLQSDQSKALNGTTVLNTISLMKGADILRVHDVKEAVECVKIFKALNS, from the coding sequence ATGGAATATACACTGAATATAAGGGGACGACTGCTGGACTTGAAGGAGCCTACTGTGATGGGTATCCTGAATGCCACACCCGACTCATTCTTTGCCGACAGCCGTAAACAGACAGAAAAGGAAATAGCCGACAGAGCCAATGAAATAGTGGCTCAGGGCGGTACGTTTATCGATGTTGGTGCTTACTCTACACGTCCTGGTGCTACAGAAGTATCGGAGCAGGAAGAGATGGCACGTATGCGAATGGCATTGGCTGTGGTGAGACGTGAGCAACCCGATGTGCCAGTGTCGATAGATACGTTCAGACCTGATGTGGCTCGCATGGCCGTGGAGGAATATGGTGCCGACATCATCAACGATGTGAGTGAGGGCGAGGATGAAGCCATGTTCCGTATGGTAGCCCGTTTAGGTGTACCTTATATTTTGATGTCGGTACAGAAAGACTTGCACGACACGCTGATGGCTTTTGCCAAGAAGGTGCAGATGTTGCGCGATATGGGTCAGAAGGATATCATCCTGGACCCTGGTTTCGGCTTCGGAAAGACGGTAGAAGATAACTACCGCCTGATGAATGAGATGGAGAAACTGCAGGTTCTGGGCTTGCCTCTGTTGGTGGGTATCTCCAGAAAGTCGATGATATTCAAACTGCTGCAGTCGGATCAGAGTAAGGCTCTGAACGGCACAACGGTGCTGAACACTATCTCGCTGATGAAAGGTGCCGATATCCTGAGGGTTCACGATGTGAAGGAAGCTGTGGAGTGTGTGAAGATTTTCAAAGCGCTTAACTCGTAA
- the cdaA gene encoding diadenylate cyclase CdaA, translating into MIEFGIKDIIDILLVAVMLFYTYRVMRESRSLNIFVGIMIFILVWVFVSQVLEMKLLGTILDKLVSVGVIAIIVIFQEDIRKFLYNLGAHRRMRTLMRMFSPRYAEERNMAQRKKNVIPIVMAAIQMAKGKVGALIVVENNVPLDDIVETGDVIDAEVNQRLIENIFFKNSPLHDGAMIICNHRIKAAGCILPVSHDLDIPKELGLRHRAALGMSQESDALCVIVSEETGTISTAHNGVFHLRLSAEELEAELTELMK; encoded by the coding sequence ATGATAGAATTCGGAATCAAAGACATTATTGACATCCTGCTGGTGGCGGTGATGCTGTTTTATACCTACAGGGTGATGCGTGAGTCACGCTCGCTGAATATCTTTGTGGGTATCATGATCTTCATCCTGGTGTGGGTCTTTGTGTCTCAGGTTCTGGAAATGAAACTGCTGGGTACTATCCTCGATAAACTGGTATCTGTGGGTGTCATTGCTATCATTGTGATTTTCCAGGAGGATATCCGTAAGTTCTTGTATAATCTTGGTGCTCATCGGCGTATGCGCACGCTGATGCGTATGTTCTCGCCAAGATATGCTGAGGAACGTAACATGGCTCAGCGCAAGAAGAATGTGATACCTATTGTGATGGCTGCCATTCAGATGGCAAAAGGCAAGGTGGGCGCGCTGATTGTAGTAGAGAACAACGTGCCGTTGGACGATATCGTGGAAACGGGTGACGTGATAGATGCCGAGGTGAACCAGCGCCTGATTGAGAATATATTCTTTAAGAACTCGCCACTGCATGATGGTGCTATGATTATCTGCAATCATCGTATCAAGGCGGCTGGCTGTATCCTGCCCGTGAGTCATGATCTGGATATCCCCAAGGAGCTAGGGTTGCGTCATAGGGCTGCGCTTGGTATGTCGCAGGAGAGTGATGCCCTGTGTGTCATCGTGTCGGAGGAGACGGGTACCATCAGTACGGCTCATAACGGCGTGTTCCATTTGCGACTTTCTGCCGAGGAGCTGGAAGCAGAACTGACGGAGTTAATGAAATGA
- the pta gene encoding phosphate acetyltransferase, which translates to MGLIEQIIARAKSNKQRIVLPEAEEERTLTAADRVLADDIADLILIGNPEKVHALAKEKGLTHIDKATLIDPLNYEKSEELAQLLQKLREKKGMTIEKARELVKNPLYLGCMIIKTEGADGQISGALSTTGETLRPALQIIKCAPGITCVSGAMLMITDKPEYGENGVLVFGDVAVTPMPDANQLSQIAVCTAQTAKSVAGFADPRVAMLSFSTKGSASHEVVDKVVEATKLAKELDPSLKIDGELQADAALVPSVGTKKAPGSEIAGKANVLVMPCLEVGNIAYKLVQRLAGATAIGPILQGIARPVNDLSRGCSVEDIYYLVAITACQAMDAKK; encoded by the coding sequence ATGGGATTAATTGAACAAATCATTGCGCGTGCTAAGAGCAACAAACAGCGCATTGTGCTCCCTGAGGCTGAAGAGGAGCGCACCCTGACTGCCGCCGACCGTGTGCTGGCAGATGACATCGCAGACCTGATTCTGATTGGTAACCCTGAGAAGGTGCATGCATTGGCTAAGGAGAAGGGCCTGACTCATATCGATAAGGCTACTCTGATTGACCCGCTGAACTATGAGAAGAGCGAGGAGCTGGCTCAGCTTCTGCAGAAACTCCGCGAGAAGAAGGGTATGACTATCGAGAAGGCTCGTGAGCTGGTGAAGAATCCTCTCTATCTGGGTTGTATGATTATCAAGACAGAAGGTGCTGATGGCCAGATCTCTGGTGCGCTGTCTACAACAGGTGAGACGCTGCGTCCTGCTTTGCAGATTATCAAGTGTGCTCCTGGCATCACTTGCGTGAGCGGCGCAATGCTGATGATTACTGATAAGCCCGAGTATGGTGAGAATGGTGTACTGGTATTCGGTGACGTTGCTGTGACACCTATGCCTGATGCTAACCAACTGAGTCAGATTGCTGTCTGCACGGCTCAGACTGCAAAGAGCGTGGCTGGCTTTGCTGATCCTCGCGTGGCTATGTTGAGCTTCTCTACAAAGGGTAGCGCTTCTCACGAGGTGGTAGACAAGGTTGTTGAGGCTACTAAGTTGGCTAAGGAACTCGATCCTTCACTGAAGATTGATGGTGAGTTGCAGGCAGATGCTGCCCTCGTTCCCTCTGTAGGTACAAAGAAGGCTCCTGGTTCAGAGATTGCCGGTAAGGCTAACGTGCTGGTAATGCCTTGTCTGGAGGTAGGTAACATCGCCTATAAGCTGGTTCAGCGTCTGGCTGGTGCTACAGCTATTGGTCCTATCCTGCAGGGTATCGCCCGTCCTGTTAACGACCTGAGCCGTGGTTGCTCTGTAGAGGATATCTACTACTTGGTAGCTATCACAGCTTGTCAGGCAATGGATGCTAAGAAGTAG
- a CDS encoding acetate kinase, with protein MKILVLNCGSSSIKYALYNMDDKSVMTSGGAERVGLDNAFVKVKLANGEKKQIMHDIPEHTEGVKFIFSLLTDPEIGVIKDLKEIDAVGHRMVHGGEKFNKSVVLTDEVLKAFEECSDLAPLHNPANLKGVNAVKELMPGLPQVGVFDTAFHQTMPAKAYMYAIPYELYEKYGVRRYGFHGTSHRYVSARACEFLGIKAEGTKMITCHIGNGGSVAAVLDGKCIDTSMGLTPLEGLVMGTRSGDIDGGAVTFLEKKLGLDADGMSNLLNKKSGVAGITGGSSDMRDVENAAKAGEPKAVLAQQMYFYRIKKYIGAYAAAMGGVDVIVFTAGVGENQISMRSEVCKGLEFLGVKFDDQKNQVRGEEAIISADDSKVKVVVIPTDEELMIATDTMNLL; from the coding sequence ATGAAGATATTAGTATTGAATTGTGGCTCATCGTCAATCAAGTACGCCCTGTACAACATGGACGATAAGAGCGTGATGACCAGTGGTGGTGCTGAGCGCGTTGGCTTGGACAATGCTTTCGTAAAGGTGAAGCTGGCCAATGGCGAGAAGAAGCAGATTATGCACGATATCCCCGAGCATACTGAGGGCGTGAAGTTCATCTTCTCTCTGCTTACCGATCCTGAGATCGGTGTCATCAAAGACCTGAAGGAGATTGATGCTGTAGGTCATCGTATGGTTCATGGTGGCGAGAAGTTCAATAAGTCTGTAGTGCTGACCGACGAGGTTTTGAAGGCTTTCGAGGAGTGCTCTGACCTGGCTCCTCTGCACAACCCTGCTAACCTGAAGGGTGTGAATGCAGTGAAAGAGCTGATGCCTGGTCTGCCCCAGGTAGGCGTCTTTGATACTGCCTTCCATCAGACCATGCCTGCCAAGGCTTATATGTATGCTATTCCTTACGAATTGTACGAGAAGTATGGTGTGCGTCGCTATGGTTTCCACGGAACCTCTCATCGTTATGTGTCGGCTCGTGCCTGTGAGTTCCTGGGTATCAAGGCTGAGGGAACCAAGATGATTACCTGTCACATTGGTAACGGTGGTTCTGTGGCTGCTGTGCTCGATGGCAAGTGCATCGATACCTCAATGGGTCTTACACCTCTGGAGGGTCTCGTGATGGGTACGCGTTCTGGTGATATCGACGGTGGCGCTGTTACCTTCCTCGAGAAGAAGCTCGGTTTGGATGCCGACGGTATGAGCAACCTGCTTAATAAGAAGAGTGGTGTAGCTGGTATCACTGGTGGTTCAAGCGATATGCGCGATGTAGAGAACGCTGCTAAGGCTGGTGAGCCTAAGGCTGTATTGGCACAGCAGATGTATTTCTATCGAATTAAGAAGTATATCGGTGCTTATGCTGCTGCTATGGGAGGCGTTGATGTCATCGTCTTCACAGCTGGCGTTGGTGAAAACCAGATTTCTATGCGCTCTGAGGTTTGCAAGGGTCTGGAGTTCCTTGGCGTGAAGTTCGACGACCAGAAGAATCAGGTTCGTGGCGAGGAGGCTATTATCTCTGCCGACGATTCTAAGGTGAAGGTTGTTGTCATTCCTACTGACGAGGAACTGATGATTGCTACCGACACGATGAACCTGCTTTAA